A window of the Pseudomonas gozinkensis genome harbors these coding sequences:
- a CDS encoding sensor histidine kinase, whose product MKCDPTLYRATPPSLAVKPRLIRHLFLPPLVIALMIGLGYIGFWTSEHFGIRSLGENGQRQLELHARAVESEISKYTYLPSLLELESSVSQLLDDPTPEHRQTVNDYLEGLNRRSRSRAIYVMDTTGRVMATSNWRDVDSYLGEDLSFRAYFQNAIRGQPGRFYGIGSTNGEPGYYLAHGLEEHGKIIGVAVVKVRLEAMEERWQRARLEAFVSDENGIIILSSDPARRLKSVIPLSDEIKEKLARSLQYYWFPLNELQPLARETLSEGVEKLTFPANSEVPSQQDGDEENISYLAQTRPLSDTPWNFTLLTPLQDLRREAINQGILVAVAFALVAFLLIAWNERRKVIATRLAAREALQEANNQLERRITERTADLRASNDRLKSQIRERRQAEETLRRAQDELVQAGKLAAIGQMSTSIAHELNQPLAAMRTLSGNTIRFLERGQLDVASTNLKTINDLIDRMGRITASLRSFARRGDDKGRASLGKAVDAALQVLGARVESASLQLHRQFDDVQVQIDQTRLEQILVNLIGNALDAMQTQPLPELWLEGEEFNGKYRLRVRDNGHGIDAEARKHLFEPFFTTKPGEQGLGLGLTLSASLAAATGGHLGVEHPASGGTTFVLSLPLVSPTPAEPI is encoded by the coding sequence ATGAAATGCGACCCCACTCTCTATCGCGCCACGCCGCCATCACTTGCCGTGAAACCCCGTCTGATCCGCCACCTGTTCCTGCCGCCGCTGGTCATCGCCCTGATGATCGGACTGGGTTACATCGGTTTCTGGACCAGTGAACATTTCGGCATCCGCAGCCTCGGCGAAAACGGCCAGCGCCAGCTGGAACTGCACGCCCGCGCGGTCGAAAGCGAGATCAGCAAATACACCTACCTGCCCAGCCTGCTGGAACTCGAATCGAGCGTTTCGCAGTTGCTGGACGACCCGACCCCGGAACACCGGCAAACGGTCAACGATTACCTTGAAGGCCTGAACCGGCGCAGCCGCAGTCGGGCCATCTATGTCATGGACACCACCGGCCGCGTCATGGCCACCAGCAACTGGCGCGACGTCGACAGTTACCTCGGTGAGGACCTGTCGTTCCGCGCCTACTTCCAGAACGCCATCCGCGGCCAGCCCGGACGTTTCTACGGGATCGGCAGTACCAACGGCGAGCCCGGTTATTACCTGGCTCACGGCCTCGAAGAACACGGCAAGATCATCGGCGTCGCGGTGGTCAAGGTACGCCTGGAAGCCATGGAAGAACGCTGGCAGCGGGCGCGACTGGAAGCGTTCGTCAGCGATGAAAACGGCATCATCATTCTCTCCAGCGATCCGGCCCGGCGTCTGAAATCGGTCATACCGCTGAGTGACGAGATCAAGGAAAAACTCGCCCGCAGCCTGCAGTACTACTGGTTTCCGCTGAACGAGCTGCAACCGCTGGCCCGGGAAACCCTGTCCGAAGGCGTGGAAAAACTCACCTTCCCGGCCAACAGCGAAGTGCCGAGCCAACAGGATGGCGATGAAGAAAACATCAGCTACCTGGCGCAAACCCGGCCGTTGAGCGACACCCCGTGGAATTTCACCCTGCTCACGCCGTTGCAGGATCTGCGGCGCGAGGCGATCAATCAGGGGATTCTGGTGGCCGTGGCGTTTGCCTTGGTGGCGTTCCTGCTGATTGCCTGGAACGAGCGGCGCAAGGTCATCGCCACCCGCCTCGCCGCCCGGGAAGCCCTGCAGGAAGCCAACAATCAACTGGAGCGTCGGATTACCGAACGCACCGCCGACCTGCGCGCCAGCAACGACCGGCTCAAGAGTCAGATCCGCGAACGGCGTCAGGCTGAAGAGACTTTGCGCCGCGCCCAGGACGAACTGGTGCAGGCCGGCAAACTCGCGGCCATCGGCCAGATGTCCACCAGCATCGCCCACGAACTGAATCAGCCGCTGGCAGCAATGCGCACGCTGTCGGGCAACACCATTCGCTTCCTTGAGCGCGGCCAGCTCGATGTCGCCAGTACCAACCTCAAGACCATCAACGACCTGATCGACCGCATGGGCAGGATCACCGCCAGCCTGCGCTCATTCGCCCGGCGCGGCGACGACAAGGGCCGCGCCAGCCTCGGCAAAGCAGTGGATGCCGCGCTGCAAGTACTCGGCGCCCGTGTCGAAAGTGCCTCCCTGCAACTGCATCGCCAGTTCGACGATGTGCAGGTGCAGATCGACCAGACGCGCCTGGAACAGATTCTGGTCAACCTGATCGGCAACGCCCTCGACGCCATGCAGACGCAACCGCTGCCGGAGCTGTGGCTGGAAGGCGAAGAATTCAACGGCAAATATCGCCTGCGGGTGCGCGACAACGGCCACGGCATCGACGCCGAAGCGCGCAAGCACCTGTTCGAACCGTTCTTCACCACCAAACCCGGCGAACAGGGCCTGGGCCTCGGCCTGACCCTGTCGGCCAGCCTGGCCGCCGCCACCGGCGGGCATCTGGGTGTCGAACACCCGGCCAGCGGTGGTACCACCTTCGTCCTCAGTTTACCGTTGGTAAGCCCTACTCCTGCCGAGCCAATATGA
- a CDS encoding alpha/beta fold hydrolase produces the protein MFKGFFAISALLAAVFFVPASYAASRCDVNVPTERVDLEQVSLAYQSIGRASDPALLLVMGLGGQLIHWPDEVVVALCQQGFRVIRYDNRDVGLSTWRQTPAEANLTFEVLRYKLGLPVAAPYSLTDMAGDALGLMDALHVEQFHVLGASMGGMIAQHMAAMAPQRVESLTLIMTSSGAEGLPAPSAALVQLLSRRGAPNRQIALEQQADLLAALGSPTVTDDRQALLHQAALSYDRAFNPEGVKRQIMAILAEPSRVALLNQLRVPTLVVHGTADPLLPVMHGVHLAAHIRGSQLRLIPGLAHRFQEAFKEPLLAAVLPYLREHREDTSHWAQIEPVAEHNLL, from the coding sequence ATGTTCAAGGGATTTTTTGCAATCTCGGCGTTGTTGGCCGCGGTTTTTTTCGTTCCGGCGTCCTATGCGGCGTCGCGTTGCGACGTCAATGTACCGACCGAACGGGTCGATCTGGAGCAGGTGAGCCTGGCGTACCAGAGCATCGGCCGTGCGTCGGACCCGGCGCTGTTGCTGGTGATGGGGCTGGGCGGGCAGTTGATCCACTGGCCCGATGAAGTGGTGGTCGCGCTGTGTCAGCAGGGTTTTCGGGTGATCCGTTATGACAACCGCGATGTCGGTCTGTCGACCTGGCGCCAGACGCCGGCCGAAGCCAACCTGACCTTTGAGGTGCTGCGATACAAACTCGGTCTGCCGGTGGCGGCGCCTTACAGCCTGACCGACATGGCCGGCGATGCGCTGGGCCTGATGGACGCGTTGCACGTCGAGCAATTCCACGTGCTGGGCGCGAGCATGGGCGGGATGATCGCCCAGCACATGGCGGCGATGGCGCCGCAACGGGTCGAGAGCCTGACGCTGATCATGACCAGTTCCGGCGCCGAAGGGTTGCCGGCGCCGAGTGCGGCGTTGGTGCAATTGTTGTCACGGCGTGGCGCCCCCAATCGCCAGATCGCGCTGGAGCAACAGGCTGATCTGCTGGCGGCGCTGGGCAGTCCGACGGTCACTGATGATCGCCAGGCGTTGCTGCATCAGGCGGCACTGTCCTATGACCGGGCGTTCAACCCCGAAGGCGTGAAGCGCCAGATCATGGCGATCCTCGCCGAACCGAGCCGGGTGGCGTTGCTCAATCAACTGCGCGTCCCGACCCTGGTGGTGCATGGCACGGCCGATCCGTTGTTGCCGGTGATGCACGGCGTGCATCTGGCGGCGCACATTCGTGGTAGTCAGCTGCGGCTGATTCCAGGGCTGGCGCACCGCTTTCAGGAAGCGTTCAAGGAGCCGTTGCTGGCGGCGGTGTTGCCGTATCTGCGTGAGCATCGCGAAGACACGTCGCACTGGGCGCAGATCGAACCGGTGGCGGAACACAACCTGCTCTGA
- a CDS encoding GlpM family protein, with protein sequence MFKAMLGAAVVVILAMLAKTKNYYIAGLVPLFPTFALIAHYIVGKGRSVDDLKTTIVFGMWSIIPYFVYLATLYVMVDRMRLEASLAVAAVAWLMAATVLVSVWVRLHA encoded by the coding sequence ATTTTCAAGGCAATGCTCGGTGCGGCAGTGGTGGTGATCCTCGCCATGCTGGCCAAGACCAAGAACTACTACATCGCAGGGCTGGTGCCGCTGTTCCCGACCTTCGCCCTGATCGCCCACTACATCGTCGGCAAGGGCCGTTCGGTCGACGACCTGAAGACCACCATCGTCTTCGGCATGTGGTCGATCATTCCGTACTTCGTCTATCTGGCAACGCTGTACGTGATGGTCGACCGCATGCGCCTCGAAGCTTCGCTGGCGGTCGCGGCCGTGGCGTGGCTGATGGCGGCGACCGTGCTGGTGTCGGTGTGGGTACGGCTTCACGCCTGA
- a CDS encoding sigma-54-dependent transcriptional regulator: protein MNNDLSVLIVEDDPHVLLGCQQALTLEDIPCIGVGSAEEALEQVGDNFAGIVISDIRLPGIDGLELLTRLKQRDRSLPVVLITGHGDISMAVGAMQKGAYDFMEKPFSPERLVDVARRALEQRSLNREVSSLRRQLAERDSLEGRIIGRSPAMQNLRELIANVADTSANVLIEGETGTGKELVARCLHDFSRRHTKQFVALNCGGLPENLFESEIFGHEANAFTGAGKRRIGKIEHADGGTLFLDEVESMPLPLQIKLLRVLQERTLERLGSNQSVAVDCRVIAATKSDLDESSKAGEFRSDLYYRLNVVTLELPPLRERREDILQLFEHFTQQSALRFDRALPELDNQTLSSLMSHDWPGNVRELRNVAERFALGLPAFKKSGAGNAGQGLAFAEAVEAFERNLLSDALQRSGGNLTQASLELGMAKTTLFDKVKKYGLSH from the coding sequence ATGAACAACGACCTTAGTGTGCTGATCGTCGAAGACGATCCCCATGTGCTGCTCGGCTGCCAGCAGGCGCTGACCCTGGAAGACATCCCGTGCATCGGCGTCGGCAGTGCCGAAGAAGCGCTGGAGCAGGTCGGCGACAACTTCGCCGGGATCGTCATCAGCGACATTCGCCTGCCGGGCATCGACGGTCTGGAACTGCTGACCCGGCTCAAGCAACGCGACCGCAGCCTGCCTGTGGTGCTGATCACCGGCCACGGCGACATCTCCATGGCGGTCGGCGCGATGCAGAAAGGCGCCTACGACTTCATGGAGAAACCGTTCTCCCCCGAGCGTCTGGTCGATGTGGCCCGGCGTGCGCTGGAGCAACGCAGCCTGAATCGCGAAGTCTCCTCCCTGCGCCGGCAACTGGCCGAACGCGATTCCCTTGAAGGGCGGATCATCGGTCGCTCGCCGGCCATGCAGAACCTGCGCGAGCTGATCGCCAACGTCGCCGACACCTCGGCCAACGTATTGATCGAAGGCGAGACCGGCACCGGCAAGGAACTGGTCGCCCGTTGCCTGCACGATTTCAGCCGCCGCCACACCAAACAGTTCGTCGCGCTGAACTGCGGTGGCCTGCCGGAAAACCTGTTCGAAAGCGAAATCTTCGGCCACGAGGCCAATGCCTTCACCGGCGCCGGCAAACGGCGGATCGGCAAGATCGAACACGCCGACGGCGGCACGCTGTTCCTCGATGAAGTGGAAAGCATGCCGCTGCCGTTGCAGATCAAACTGCTGCGGGTATTGCAGGAACGCACCCTCGAACGCCTCGGCTCGAACCAGAGCGTGGCGGTGGATTGCCGGGTGATTGCGGCGACCAAGTCCGACCTCGACGAGTCGAGCAAGGCCGGGGAATTTCGCAGCGACTTGTACTACCGCCTCAACGTGGTGACGCTGGAACTGCCGCCCCTGCGCGAACGCCGCGAAGACATCCTGCAACTGTTCGAACACTTCACCCAGCAATCGGCCCTGCGTTTCGACCGCGCGCTGCCGGAGCTGGACAACCAGACGTTGTCGAGCCTGATGAGCCACGACTGGCCGGGCAACGTAAGGGAACTGCGCAACGTCGCCGAGCGTTTTGCCCTCGGTTTGCCGGCGTTCAAGAAATCCGGCGCGGGTAACGCAGGTCAGGGGCTGGCGTTCGCCGAAGCAGTGGAAGCGTTCGAACGCAACCTGCTCAGTGATGCCCTGCAACGCAGCGGCGGCAACCTGACCCAGGCCAGCCTGGAACTCGGTATGGCCAAGACCACGCTGTTCGACAAAGTGAAAAAATACGGGCTAAGCCATTAA